Below is a window of Sceloporus undulatus isolate JIND9_A2432 ecotype Alabama chromosome 9, SceUnd_v1.1, whole genome shotgun sequence DNA.
tgaggctgagagactgggactcgctcaaggccacccagtgggcttcacaGCCAAactgggatctgaaccctggactccagagtcctaatctagTGCTCACACCACAACAGCTAGATCTCGCTGTACTGGATagagctgataggagttgcagtccagcatctgaAGGATATGCATTCCTTGCTTTGGAGTTAACATGAAAGAGGTTTCCAGACCTCACAGATCTGAATGAAGGGCTCCTTCAATCAGAAACACAAGAATCAACCTTGTActctggagcatgtgcagaggagggcgaccaggatggtgaaaggtttggaaacaagAAGCcttaaggagctgggcatgtttagcctgaaaaGAGACAAAAGAACCAGAGAATCATAgctttggaagagaccacaggggctgtccagtccaactccctgccatgcaggaactctcaatcaaagcatccctgacaggaggtgctacaagatcgctctacgtactgattctacagactaacatggctatatctttgtattctaCTGATATAATCTGTTGATCCATTGATATAAATGCCGGGTACATGTCttcgttgagggagagaacaggctggcccaactccattaggggctagcctgaagaaataggtcctccctccataactgtcatctttcagcctgtgagagAGTGAACAGgatggcccaactccatcaggggctagcctgaagaaagaagctcctccctccataactgtcgtCTTTCggtctgtgagggagagaacaggctggcccagctccatcaggggctagcctgaagaagcagagccctccctccataactatcatctttcagccagtgagggagagaataggctggcccagctccatcaggggctagcctgaagatagaagctcctccctccataactgttgtctttcggcctgtgagggagagactTAGtctggcccaactccatcaggggctagcctgaagaaagaggtcctccctccataactgtcgtCTTTCGggcggtgagggagagaacaggctggcccagctccatcaggggctacctgaagaagaagaaccctcactctggtccatctgccttggtccaggcctcagggggagagaagatgctggacctgatcctctcccacCCAGCCCCCACcatgtcgtgtcttttagattttaagcctaagggcaggaaactgtctattatcccctccaTTGTAAACCGGTgagagatttattattattattattattattattattattattctacctaTACTTACAAATGATGAAAATCTGAGACCTCTCTTTTTTGGGGATGTGTAAGTGGCACCCTTGGTTTTGCACCATCTGTCAGAATAACCACCGCCACAAGTTTTAGGTCACGAAGAGAGTTTTATTGGCTCCAAGCACGGCGTGGGAGGGTGGCTTCTGTCATGAAATCTGATTTAATTTTTGGTCTGGTGTTCGGAAAACAATCTGGCAAATAAAGGACCCCAGGCATTCAAAACGCCCCCAGAGCTGGTCATGATCCTGCCATGGAGGCCCCTGGCTCCTCCTCACAAACTATTCATAGCGGTGCATGCGCCTCTTGGCCGCAGATCGGATCATGGCAGCTGCCACCCCCATCATGCCAATCGTCCCAACCGCAATGGCCTCCGTGACCTGTAAGAACGAAAGGAGAAGCTATCAAAACAGAGAAACTTGACCCATTTTGCATGATAGTCACTTCCgtagagtacagttggccctccatatccacggattccttatctaCAAATTCAATCTtccacgtcttgaaaatattcaagaaaaatacagttttatgggtctccagagtccaacgtTCAAATCGCTATGCCATGCCAGCTTGAAGACtacattttaacttttgcattggCTTTTGTGGCTATAGACCCACTTCTTCAGAGGCAGtaccaaagaagtgggtttagaTGCACTAGATGAAAATAAAGGGAATAAAGATAAGCTCACTAAGAATGTGGTGTCTTTTCATCTCATCCAAAATCAACTCTCTTTGCTCAATGGCAAGATCAGACCTGCATCCATCCTCTCTGCTTGTAGTATCACATCCTCACCTGGTCACTCATGGCGACTCCGTATCGCAAGTCCATTACGAAATGTTCACAGTTATGGCTAGTTAGGTTGTATGGCATCTCTTGGCCCACAAGCTCCTCCGCCCGACCGAGGATCTTGGTTAGGGGCAACGGGGGATGTGTGTGGTCGTGTTTGTTGTTCACGCGGTACTGGTCCTTCCGTACCACGATGTCGAGCCAGTCTTTCTTGACATAAGCTCGGTCGGACAAGACCGCCAGGACACTAGCAGCACCGTTGGCAAGACGGTCACCTTGGCATAGAGAAGAACAAGAAAGTAGATATGAGGAACCAAAGGCCAACATTATAACCATCCAGGAAGCGTTGCGGGTCTTAACTGGGAACAGGCAAACTTGTTGCATTTGCTTTCACTTGATTTCTCATTTTTCCAAAATGCAGTTgtgctcatccctccatatttgcagctttgatattgatggatttgattattcacggatttgattaatatgttctctctaggaatctctaggtctttctccagtgcaactctgtgatcaactttaactaaaagttgcactgagagacctagagattcctagagagaatactttactagccatttgtagctcctccagtgaaactctatggtccgtgtctgtcagacgttggccacagagttgcgctggaggacctagagattcctagagaggtgtcttctcaggtctaaaaacatgatgtttttgttacttgcgggttttccatattcaagggggtcttgtgcccctaaccctagcgaatacggagggacaagtgtagttctgttccttttgcttttctttcttaagCATCTCTCTTGTTGTTCTGTGGCTTCAAagcatttccgacttatggcaatgtagtggtttaagtgttggattacaactctggagacccgggtttgattctcagctcagccataaaacccactggatgagattggctgagtcacactctctcagcctcaggggatggcaatggcaaacctcctctgaacaaatcttgccaagaagaccccaggatagggtcatcttaaggttgccacaagtcagaaacaacttgaaggcacacaacaacaactaaggtgaacctatcactgggttttgatggcaaggtttgttcagagacggtttgcttttgcctccctgtgaggctgagagagagtgatttgcctaCAGCCACCCAATagctttctatggccaagcatggattagaactatggtctccagagtcacaatgtAATGCCAAAACCACCACACTATTCTAAGTACAAATATTAATATGAGTTTTCATGTACAATATCTCAAAATCCGCCTCTTATTACACATGGTTttccaaatatacatatatatttgctATCAGTTTTCCCCTAAAAGGTTCTCTGTCTATTTTTGCACAAATTGTTTTGCCCACTTAGGCCTAATATATACACatctgtgcatatatatatatatatatatgcacagatCTACAAATATATATAGTATTCGTACTGCAGATTGCTATCACAAAGCATGGCAAAGTAGGAATATCTGTGTCTACACATACTCCGGCTCTTTTGTAGCTTTGAGCAAGGCCCATTTGGGCACATTTGCATTCCAATGCGCAGCGACCGAAAGGTTCCCATCACTTGCATTTGCAAATATTGGAAATGTcattattcatattattatttatttcgtCCATTACGGCGTCTCAAGCGCGCCAACGCCAggttggtgggtttccatggaaacTTACATTCGGGGGCTAAGTGGACCACTTTGCCCTCTCCGACGTAGATAGCCCAATGCTGATAACAGGAGCGGAAGATCTCAATAAGGTCTCCGGGTTTTATTTCATCCTAAGAGAAACAGATAGAAGATATGTTAGGAGCGGCTAAGAAGTCGTGGCTTGCCCTTCTTCCAAGCATCGAAGCAAGGACAACCTCGAAAGAGAGGGATTTGTATGTTCGTAACTCACACAGGggctattcagatggtgaaaataatcctggtagaatctgagttgaatctatggcctcattcccactaccttttgaaCCAGATCGCAATTCGATTTGGacaggttcaaatgaccctggttcccacttaaatcgaattGGCGAGGGTGGCCATGCGCCAGATCCATTTGACCCACGTTGatttcgataaatcgattctgcgcaagtgtgaaccagatgcagatcggaatcgatttcaatttgccctttggccagttGGAGCAGGTCCCTTTTAaatcgattcatgcatgaatgtgaaccacaagtgggttattttacagggaaagaATGCGATCGGGGGAAATGTAGTAGGAACTGCACTCCgctgtcaaatcaatccatcgatccggatcgcacaccgatttatctgtaagtgggaatgaggcctttcttgttcacatgcatttcaaatgcatccgattaagttgcggggggctgccaaaaaagccACTTAACCTTGGGTTATTCctcaagttttcctaaaagatttgcattggcGGCTCAAATATATGCATTTGAAGGGgagtcacactgaggatggagcaagcttgttttctgctgctccagagagtagaagacggagcaatggatgcaaactacaggaaaagagattccagctcaacattaggaggaacatcctgacagttaagagctgtttgacagaggaacattGTGCCTTGGATTCaggtggagtcaccttctttggagggctttaaacagaggttgaatggtcatctgttgggggtgctttgatagtaAGTTCCTGTATTAGCTGTATCAATAAGTTTTAGAACCTGTGGCTTTACTGTCACTCTGTACTGCATGAAGAAGTGGACCGATATCCacaaatgctaaaataaaaaccggttagtcttaaaggtgctgctagattccttttttccttcccttttttttttagctccccatcccttcttcctttcaATGATAAGGGTTTTATCCAAACATTGAGCATTGAGGAAAGGGCTAAAGTACATCATCGTCCCTTGGTTATTAATTTTATCCCCcaaaacaaccctgtgagataGATTATGTTGGGTGTCTGAAAGGATGCTGAGTTCATGATCTTCATGGCTGAATAGTGATTTGAACCAGACTCTCCTTGCTCCACTGCAATGCTCTAATCACTACATAGCACTGCCAGGTATACAAAGGGCAACCCGGCCCTCAGCTTTCCCTTGAATAGTTTGTCGTGGGtatttcgggctctgtggccatgttctagaagggtttcctcctgacatttcaccagcatctgtggctttgtcatcttcagagaatgctggcatggaagtatatataccccattctcttccatgccagtgtcctttgaagatgccagccacagatgctggcaaaatgtcaggaacaaattcttctagaacatggccacagagacccacaaaacctatggatgccagccatgaaagcctttgatttcccTTGAATGTTCATCACATACCTGCTCATTCATTTCAGCTCCGTAACGTAGCTCCATAACAAAATGCTCACTATTCTGGCTGGTCAAACTGTAGGGCATCTCTTTGCCCACCAGTTCCTCGGTCTGCCAAAGGATCTTGGCAAGGGGGAGCGGCGGGTGGGTCTCATCGTGTTTGTTGTTCACTCGGTACCCATCTTTCCGCACCACGTCTTCCAGCCAGTCCTTCCGGACGTAAGCTTGATCGGATAAGGCCGCCAGGGTGTTGGGGGCTCCATCTCCGAAATGTTCGccttggaaagagagaaaggaagaggagcgAGAATGGAAGAATGAAGGGCGTATTGCAAACGTGTTCAGAATTCATGTTTGCAAGATCTACTTTGGTCTCTGAAGACTATAAAGTACAAAGTGGAATATAGGTGCAAACTAATATCTTGGGAGTAGACAAGTGTAAAACAGAGAGGCCAGGAGACGTAGCCAAACACCACACTCCTTGATCTCTATACTGGGATGACTTGTATGTGCGAATACCCAAATGCCTTTGGGTATTTTCAGATCAgaaactgtaacagaaattttaATTGGAAGTTTTACACCAATCTTAGAAAGGGACCCTTTCGTTGTTGCTTATCGTTCCCTTGATTCCTGATGTTCAAACGTGAGCGtcaaccagagtttggaaaagtcgGTGGGCTCTGGCCATAGGAGCTGTACTCCAAaagtgtaacttttccaaactgaagTGCCAAAGTGCATGTAGCCGAAATGGCACCACTCtcccaaagaagaaagtgcaaataaaCTCTGATGTTggacaaaatactttttttaaaaataatctctgGGTTTAAAATATCTCCAAGAGCAGGCGTCCAAAAACacgctcatccctccatatttgcagctttgatatttgcagatttgattaatatgttctctctaggaatccctaggtcccccagtgcaactctatagtcaactttaactaaaaattgcactgaaagacctaaacattcctagagaggatactactctactaggcatttgatGCTCCTCtaggtcagtgtctgttggagattgaccacagagtagcactggaggacctagagattcctagagaggtgtcctctcaagtaaaaacacagtgttttggttatttgcgggttttccatattcacttgtgcccctaaccctcacaaatatggagggacaagtgtacagcCTGATGAGAACAGAGCTTGGAGAGCGGCATAAACTGCCATAGGTTACCACTGCACTTACATTCAGTTGCCAAGTGGACAACCTTTCGATCCCCAACGTAAATCGCCCAGTGTTGACAAGAAGAACGGAAGATCTCAATGAGGTCTCCAGGTTTTAATTCAACCTGGGGAAAAGAAAGGCAAGCGTGTGATTACCACATTGAATCAGATTGAAAACCAGTATTCCAGATAGGGACCATAATCCTGATACTGATCTGAGCAAACGTTAGTCCATCTTATAgttgcatttactgtatatataagtTTCTGCTCCTGCCCAGAGGATCAGTTGTATTGAAATGGaaaggaagcagaagaagaagcccACTAGCAATCCATGTGGCCAAGAGTTGTGTACTatcacatccaaaatccaccaaacagggatacTTTTTGCGTTTGCATTTGGTTGGGCCTATAAAGCTATCCCTATagtgtggatttggggtgttattgcaCTTTGCCCCATGgtcaacacaactacccctggaTAACTGCATTTGCATTTGGTTGACCCAATACATTTTGCATTGGGCTGGCCCAAAAAGGTAtctctgggcccaaacagacagcccaaaataaagctgctttgggtcactttagagttatgctgtttaaatgctgcatgcatcctaagaagccgaaagccatgccaaagccatgctccagtcctaagaattgGAGCGCAGATTTGGTGCACCTTCtgccctcttaagatgcatgtgtcatttaaacagcatacctccaaagtgacccgaagcagctttattttggcctgtctgttcagaccctctGTTTTATGGAATTTGGATGTTGCGAATTGCATTTGCATTTGGTTGTCCCCATCAAGGTATCCctctttggtggattttggatggcaTTGTACTAGCAATTCTGCTTCTAATACGTTGTTTAGTAGCACATTAGGGTGAATCGCATTCGCACCAGACACACCTCATCCCCAGCCACTGTAAtattgcagagagagaaagagaaaagagagagatgtgCAAATATTTTTTCTGCTATGCCACCCTTAAAGCTACAGGAACCTCTTCAAAATCTGGGCCAAGTCCACCCAAGTCTGCCAGGCTCCCTTTTTTCTCTTATGGCCGAGCTCCCTCTGCTGGCACTTTCCTGCATTGAAGAGAATGTGGATGCAAagtagatctatctatctatctatctgtctgtctatctatctagatgTAAaacctacccctgctttaaaacaaACTAGCCTTTTTACCTACATAAATATAAGGCGAAACATGGAGACGATGGTATTGCAATTATTGCCAATTGCTGCAGAAGCGAGGGAATAATTAGTAGCTCCAGCACCAAAGAAAATAGCCTAATGCTGTTGCACTATTCATAGAAGGGAAGGGGTCCCATAGGGCATTGAGTCCAATGCAGCCGGACATCCAGATAGAGCATCCCCATAAATAACTGTCTGGCTATTTTCAAaggcatccagagaaagagaccccaccgcTGATCTTGGTAATCGGTTCCATTGTTTAACTACTATAGCTGTTAAAAGGGTCCTTCTAATGATCGGCCGAAATCTACCTTCCTGTAACTTATATCCATTCAAACCATAGAACTggaagacctcaagggccatccggtccaaccacgcaagaacacagaatcaaagccaTCCagaatctgtttaaaaacctccaaacaaagagactccaccacttctcCAATGCAGCATCTTCCATCGtctgacagcccttactgtcaggacgttcttcctaatgttgagatggaatctcttttcctctactttgcatccattgctccatgtcctgatctctggagcagcagaaaacaagcttgctccatcctcaacatggtggcctttcaaatctttaaacagggctatcatatcacctctcaaccttctcttctccaagctgaacatgcccagctcccttggggtctcttccaactctagggttctatgcttctatgaaaaTATAGCTACCAGTCTAGCCTCCCAAAAGTGGGAGGACAGGACCTCTGGTGTTCTCCCTGATGTGGCCAAGCCTCTCCGGGTAGCTCTGCCTTGACCGGCCTCCATCCCCAGTTCATGGGGACCTAGCATGGGCTACATACCAGCTCAGAAGGGTTCTTCACCCTGATGAAGAAGGCTGAGTGGTTCTGCTCCTCGTCGTTCATCTTTACTAGGCTCGGCGTGTTATTCTCAGTGTCGGCTGCCTATGGGCATAGCTGGAAGAGAAGGCAGGTTGGGTAAACCGGCAGGAGGCATTCATCCAAACTCATTTCCATTTAATCTGATCACAAGCTCTTTAAGAATGGACTTACTGTATAttcccatgtataagtctagaaatttaggttaaaaaattgaccccaaaaaacctgagtcgacttatccacaggtcagcgtaggtactgtactttaaactcatctatctagctatctagctatctagctatccaTCCCTCCGCTGCtgaaaggaagaaactcttctagaacatggccacatggcccgaaaaacccacaaaaacctactaTTGGGGCTGATTTAAGCCATTGGTCTCTCAGCCCAGGTCCAAAATGGCAGCATAACAATACTGCCCTATGTGAAGTCACAGGCTtctatggccagcatccatagttttttgtgagttttttggtctatgtggccatgttctagaagagtttgttcctgacgtttcaccagcatccgtggctggcatcttcagagatgcccgAAAAACCCATTTAAAACCTCCTATAATAATGGCCTACTTTACAAAATTGTAGTCAGACGGGCTGAAAAATCACATCAGCAGCGTTGCACAAATGCCTTCCTGTTCTCTatttattcctt
It encodes the following:
- the LOC121915001 gene encoding phospholipase A and acyltransferase 5-like, translated to MNDEEQNHSAFFIRVKNPSELVELKPGDLIEIFRSSCQHWAIYVGDRKVVHLATECEHFGDGAPNTLAALSDQAYVRKDWLEDVVRKDGYRVNNKHDETHPPLPLAKILWQTEELVGKEMPYSLTSQNSEHFVMELRYGAEMNEQDEIKPGDLIEIFRSCYQHWAIYVGEGKVVHLAPECDRLANGAASVLAVLSDRAYVKKDWLDIVVRKDQYRVNNKHDHTHPPLPLTKILGRAEELVGQEMPYNLTSHNCEHFVMDLRYGVAMSDQVTEAIAVGTIGMMGVAAAMIRSAAKRRMHRYE